A stretch of Bacillus horti DNA encodes these proteins:
- a CDS encoding ABC transporter ATP-binding protein, whose product MIRLKDVVKSYKVGDNQINALNGVSLELEEGSYATIVGPSGSGKSTLFHIIGGLEEIDQGEVWVDEEPIHQLKDKELARIRREQIGFVFQQFQLLPTASALENVMMPLLNFTSSKTLRDKAAAVLERVGLGDRLDHLPSRLSGGEQQRVAIARAFITEPKVILADEPTGNLDSENGMKIIQLLEDFHQKDGGTVVMITHDLNLAERAEQKISILDGQIVSHDRRILT is encoded by the coding sequence ATGATCAGGTTAAAGGATGTTGTCAAAAGCTATAAGGTTGGAGATAACCAAATCAATGCGTTAAATGGGGTATCCTTGGAATTAGAAGAAGGCTCATATGCTACAATAGTAGGCCCATCTGGTTCAGGCAAGTCAACATTATTTCATATCATTGGAGGATTAGAAGAAATCGACCAAGGCGAGGTGTGGGTGGATGAAGAACCTATTCATCAGCTAAAAGATAAGGAATTGGCTCGTATTAGACGTGAACAGATCGGCTTTGTCTTCCAACAGTTTCAATTGCTACCTACTGCGTCTGCCCTAGAGAATGTGATGATGCCTTTACTTAACTTTACATCCTCTAAAACACTTAGAGATAAAGCGGCTGCCGTTCTAGAAAGAGTGGGGCTAGGTGATCGCTTGGATCATCTCCCTTCACGTTTGTCTGGCGGTGAGCAACAGCGTGTTGCTATAGCTAGAGCATTTATTACTGAGCCCAAAGTGATTCTAGCTGATGAACCAACAGGTAATTTAGATAGTGAAAATGGGATGAAGATTATACAGCTCTTAGAGGACTTTCATCAAAAGGATGGAGGGACTGTAGTCATGATTACACATGATCTTAACCTAGCAGAGCGTGCAGAGCAGAAAATCAGCATCTTGGACGGACAGATTGTTAGTCATGATCGGAGGATTCTAACGTGA
- a CDS encoding AimR family lysis-lysogeny pheromone receptor yields MDQRKLSRVANTTESTISRFLHGHGEMRFESVLRIVKYLYPNDQVNIMGEYILTQRSRNARHGLEYCSNNQLWAEFDYLIELLSNSSNPADREWARMYSLIKMRKDAKLPSIKLLSEVEEFKPREVEMRVLKSILKGLIYFDLGENKSILLHNQDTHEQIEEIRSDYIQASYSVRLGLLSFAVHLFSYNLEKARQSCYSIIGQDFIEHVKAAAYINLSQTYLFSNYQLALEYSKRSIDVAITFSHSNYLKMANLNHSFLNSFYGIDFEFTQPLDDHQTLANYIFYLINKGDISLAQGYLEEIDINSLTDWDKGFYFYYKGLIDEDVSTFYKSVDSFVSADNYFFIHLPLLKLQKLGESEEALKILSKRGLIYEENSNSHVDF; encoded by the coding sequence ATGGATCAGCGCAAACTATCACGAGTTGCCAACACAACGGAATCAACCATTTCTCGTTTTTTACACGGACACGGGGAAATGAGATTTGAATCCGTGTTAAGAATAGTAAAGTATTTGTACCCTAACGACCAAGTGAACATTATGGGAGAGTATATTTTAACCCAACGATCTAGAAATGCTAGACATGGTTTAGAATATTGCTCTAACAACCAATTGTGGGCAGAGTTTGATTACCTAATTGAGCTTCTTTCCAACTCTTCGAATCCCGCTGATAGAGAGTGGGCTCGAATGTATAGTCTTATTAAGATGAGGAAGGACGCAAAGCTTCCCTCTATTAAGCTATTAAGTGAAGTCGAAGAATTTAAACCGAGAGAAGTTGAAATGAGGGTATTAAAGTCTATTTTAAAAGGCTTAATCTACTTTGATCTCGGAGAGAATAAATCAATCCTCCTTCACAATCAAGATACTCATGAACAAATTGAAGAGATTAGAAGTGATTATATTCAGGCTTCTTATTCTGTTAGATTAGGGTTACTTTCTTTCGCTGTCCATCTATTTTCATATAACCTTGAAAAAGCAAGACAATCTTGCTATTCCATTATTGGACAAGATTTTATTGAGCATGTTAAAGCTGCTGCCTACATAAATTTATCGCAAACATATTTATTTTCTAATTACCAATTGGCTTTGGAGTATTCTAAAAGAAGTATTGATGTTGCCATTACATTTAGCCATTCAAATTATTTAAAAATGGCAAACCTAAACCACTCTTTCTTAAACTCATTCTATGGAATTGATTTCGAGTTCACACAACCTCTTGATGACCATCAGACTCTTGCTAATTATATTTTTTACCTTATTAATAAAGGTGATATTTCACTTGCTCAAGGCTACTTAGAAGAAATTGACATAAATAGCTTGACAGATTGGGATAAAGGATTTTATTTTTATTATAAGGGATTAATAGATGAAGATGTGAGTACATTCTATAAATCAGTAGACTCTTTTGTTAGTGCAGATAACTACTTTTTTATTCATCTTCCTTTATTAAAACTACAAAAGCTAGGCGAAAGTGAAGAAGCCCTAAAAATCCTATCGAAAAGGGGACTTATCTATGAAGAAAATTCTAACTCTCATGTTGACTTCTAG
- a CDS encoding VanZ family protein, with protein sequence MYLALLFKWNSVKKATVVIFCSSLTIEFVQLISTNFGWLYGRAFNVDDLILNTLGGVIELRKF encoded by the coding sequence GTGTATTTAGCCCTTTTATTTAAATGGAACTCTGTAAAAAAGGCCACTGTTGTTATTTTTTGCTCGAGCTTAACGATTGAATTTGTCCAACTTATTTCGACCAACTTTGGCTGGTTATATGGAAGAGCATTTAACGTAGATGATTTAATATTAAATACTTTAGGGGGAGTTATAGAACTGCGAAAGTTCTAA
- a CDS encoding AAA family ATPase, with the protein MERLQTRVISIFSPVGGVGKTTLALNLCVLLSNQDYRTLYLNLEELCSMYPLFQREDADPFSRLIYSIYAHPEQQIFTLDQAVCYDAR; encoded by the coding sequence ATGGAGCGATTACAAACACGAGTTATTTCTATTTTTTCACCCGTAGGAGGAGTAGGTAAAACAACACTAGCATTAAATTTATGCGTACTTTTATCCAATCAAGACTATCGTACCCTTTATTTAAACCTTGAAGAATTGTGTTCTATGTATCCATTATTTCAACGAGAAGATGCTGATCCATTTTCACGATTGATTTATTCCATTTACGCACACCCTGAACAGCAGATATTTACTTTAGATCAAGCTGTTTGCTATGATGCAAGGTAA